A genomic region of Lytechinus pictus isolate F3 Inbred chromosome 2, Lp3.0, whole genome shotgun sequence contains the following coding sequences:
- the LOC135153296 gene encoding uncharacterized protein LOC135153296 — translation MKTLTSCLFIVISFSQVYGFYGIYGGYGGRYGGYGPGPMYNPMGRLKRICPYYNYEKIDEGYGFCNWKVLKEVYEKDRDWSRDRYMLTLFRMARDMRLCSSSGTDVIQLRDPCAAFEHICNLGRTVDLCERIRQALPPSGPSNTPRPNTPPGPPGGGV, via the exons ATGAAGACTTTGACCTCGTGTCTCTTTATTGTGATCAGCTTTTCGCAAGTATACGGATTTTATGGCATATACGGAGGATACGGAGGTAGATACGGCGGTTATGGTCCAG GGCCGATGTACAATCCCATGGGCCGTCTAAAGCGGATTTGCCCCTATTATAACTACGAGAAGATAGATGAGGGATATGGTTTCTGCAACTGGAAAGTCCTAAAGGAAGTCTATGAGAAGGATAGGGACTGGAGCCGTGATCGATACATGCTAACACTGTTCAGGATGGCGAGGGACATGAGATTGTGCTCCTCAAGCGGCACCGACGTCATCCAATTACGTGACCCATGCGCCGCTTTTGAGCATATATGCAATCTTGGACGAACTGTTGACCTTTGCGAAC GAATACGTCAAGCCCTGCCACCTTCTGGACCGTCAAACACACCTAGACCAAACACACCTCCAGGCCCACCGGGCGGTGGAGTATAA